The window CGACGCGCTGGTGATCTGGGAGGCGCAGTTCGGCGACTTCGCCAACGGCGCGCAGATCATGATCGACCAGTTCATCGTCAGCGCCGAGGACAAGTGGCGCCAGCCCTCCGGCCTCGTCATCCTGCTGCCGCACGGGTTGGAAGGGCAGGGGCCGGAACACTCCTCCGCCCGGCCGGAACGCTTCCTCCAGATGGCGGCGCGCGACAACATCCGCGTCGCCCACCCCTCGACCCCGGCCAACTACTTCCACCTGCTGCGCCGGCAAATGCTGCGCCGCGACCGCAAGCCGCTGGTGGTGCTGAGCCCGAAGACGCTGCTGCGCCTGCCCGCCGCCGTGTCGACCCTGGCCGACTGCGCGCCGGGCACCGCCTTCCAGCCGGTGATCGTCACCGCCGGGGCGCGGGTCGAGCGCATCCTGCTGTGCAGCGGCAAGCTGGCCTACGAGCTGGAGCGCGAACGGGCCGAGCGCAGCGCCGAGGCCGTGGCGGTGGTCCGGCTGGAATCGCTGTACCCTCTGCCCGACGCCGCGCTGTCGGCGCTGTTCCGCCGCTGGCCGGGCGCGTCCTGCGCCTGGGTGCAGGAGGAGCCGTGCAATCTCGGCGCCTGGAGCTATCTGGACCGCCGTCTGGAGGCGTTGCGCGCGGCCGCCGGCTGCGCCGAACCGCGCGTCGCCTGCGTGGCCCGCGACGAGGCGGCGTCGCCCGCCGGCAGCTTCCACGGCGACCACGAGGCCGACCAGCGCCGGCTGGTCGAGCAAGCCTTCGCCGGGATCGCCGCGTCCCTCCCGCCCCGCGAGACGATCGCGGCGGACTGACGCCCCGGCCCTGGAATCCCTCTCCCCTCCGGGGAGAGGGCAGGGTGAGGGGGCAGCGTGGGCTGCAAGCCCGCGCCAGGGGATTGCCAAGGGGCAGCACGCCCCTTGGCGGTGCGCCGCAGGCGCACTGGTCCCCCTCACCCTCCCCACGCCTGCGGCGCGGGTCCCCTCCCTCTCCCCGGAGGGGCGAGGGCTATAATGGCCGAATGCGAGTGCCCTGCTTCCTCCAAAGGAGGACAGACGGGCTGACCCGAACAACAAGAACCGAGGAAACGCGCCATGTCGTCCACCCCAACCTCCAACGGCCCGCTTCCGCTGCCCGACCTGCTGTCCACCACGGCGGCGGCGCTCGACGCGGTGGCGCGGCTGGCCGAGGCCGCCGAGCGCGGCGTCGCCGCGCTGGTGGCGCCGGACGGGCGCGTCGATGCGGCGGCGCTCGACCGCCATCAGGTGGCGGCACACGGCTTCGCCTGGGTGGCGACCTACGCCGAGGCGCTGCGCCAGATGCAGGGCTGGGCGGAGCGGCTGGACCGCGCGGGCCGGCTGGGCGAGCTGGAAGCCTGCATGCTCCAGGCCGCCTTCGGCGAGTATCTGGCCCAGCTCGACGGCGGTCTGGCGATGAGCCAGGGCGAGATCGTCCGTCCCGCCGATTTCGGGCTGGACGAGGCGGAGCGCGCCGCCTTCCGCACCGAGGCGGTGCGCCGGCTGATCGCCGCCGGCAACGCCTCCGCCCTGCGGCTGCGCATCGCCGAGCTGCTGGCCGACGCGCTGCACGGCGGCGGCTTCGGCGAGGCGGCTCTGGAGGACGAGGCGCTTGACATGGTGCGCGAGCAGTTCCGCCGCTTCGTCGCCGACGTGGTGGAGCCGCACGCCCACGAGTGGCACCTGAAGGATGAGCTGATTCCGATGCCGGTCGTCGAGCAGATGGCCGAGATGGGTGTCTTCGGCCTGACCGTTCCGGAGGAGGACGGCGGGCTCGGCATGGGCAAGCTCGCCATGTGCGTGGTGACGGAGGAGCTGTCGCGCGGCTACATCGGCGTCGGCTCGCTCGGCACCCGCGCGGAGATCGCCGCCGAGCTGATCCGCCTGGGCGGCACCGCCGAGCAGCGGGCGCGCTGGCTGCCGCGCCTCGCGTCCGGCGAGATACTGCCAACCGCCGTCTTCACCGAGCCCAACACCGGCTCCGACCTGGGCAGTCTGCGCACCCGCGCGGTTCTGGAGGGCGACACCTACCGCGTCACCGGGGCGAAGACCTGGATCACCCACGGCAGCCGGTCGGACCTGATGACTCTGCTGGTGCGCACCGATCCGGACGCCCCCGGCTACCGCGGCCTGTCGATGCTGCTGGCCGAGAAGCCGCGCGGCACCGAGGCGGACCCCTTCCCGGCCGAGGGCATGAGCGGCGGCGAAATTCCGGTTCTCGGCTACCGCGGCATGAAGGAGTACGAGATCGGCTTCGACGGCTTCGCCGTTCCGCGCGAAAACCTGCTGGGCGGGGTCGAGGGCCAGGGCTTCAAGCAGCTGATGGCGACCTTCGAATCCGCCCGCGTCCAGACCGCCGCCCGCGCCGTCGGCGTGGCGCAGAACGCGATGGAGCTCGGCCTGCGCTACGCCCAGGAGCGCGTCCAGTTCGGCCGCCCGCTCGCCGCCTTCCCGCGCGTCGCCGGCAAGATCGCCTGGATGGCCGTGGAGACGATGATCGCCCGCCAGCTCACCTACTTCGCCGCGCGCGAGAAGGACAGCGACCGCCGTTGCGACATCGAGGCCGGCATGGCCAAGCTGCTGGCGGCGCGCGTCGCCTGGTCGAACGCCGACAACGCGGTGCAGATCCATGGCGGCAACGGCTACGCGGTCGAGTATCCGATCAGCCGTGTGCTGTGCGACGCCCGTATTCTGAATATTTTCGAAGGGGCGGCGGAAATCCAGGCCCAGGTTGTGGCGCGCGGCCTGCTCACCCGGCGCAATTGATCGCGAGACACGGCGGAGGACCGGGCAGGACTGACCTGTCAGGACTCCGCTTGTGTCATACCGGCGTATTCGCTATCCGACCCGGAGGCCGAACGACGAGACCTGTCCCGCGATGGAACTTCTGGAACTGCGCTACTTTGTTCAGGTGGCCGACCTTGGCAGCTTTTCCAAGGCGTCGGTCAAGCTTGGCATCACCCAGCCGGCGCTCAGCCGGCAGGTCCAGAAGCTGGAGCACGAGCTGCGCACCAGCCTGTTCTACCGCCATGGCCGCGGCGTCTCGCTGACCCAGCAGGGGCGCAAGCTCTACGACGTGGTGCGCCATCTGCTGGGCGCGCTGTCGGAGATCAAGGAGGAGATTCAGGACCAGTCGGAACGGCTGACCGGCTCGGTCACTCTGGGCCTCCCCCCGTCGATCTGCGCCACGCTGGGGGCGCCGCTGGCCCGCCGCTTCCACGAGAACTACCCCGACGCCACGCTGCGCATCCACGAGGTGTTCAGCGGCACGCTGCTGGAATGGGTCGAGGGCGGGCGGCTCGACCTCGCCGTGCTCTACGACGCCCGGCGCGGGCGCAGCATGCTGTCCTCGCCGCTGCTCGTCGAAAATCTGCTGCTCGTCCAGCCCGCCAAGGACGCGGTGGCCGGCGACGACGGGCCGGTCGAGGTGGAGACTCTGGGCGGCCTGCGCTTCGTGCTGCCGGGGCTGGAGAACGGGCTGCGCCGGGTGGTCGACGCGGCGGTGCGGCGGGCCGACATCGACCTCCAGGTCGACATGGAGATCGATTCCGTCACCGCCATCAAGCAACTGGTGGAGGAGGGGATGGGCTCGACCATCCTGCCCTTCGGCGCCGTCCACCGCGAGGTGCGCCAGGGCCGGCTGATCGCCCGCGAAATCAGCTCCAAGGACATGCACGCCATGCTCGTCACCGCGACGCCGCTGCACCAGCCGGTGTCGAAGGCGACGCGCGCCCTGCTGCGGCTGATCCACGCCGAGGTGGCGAAATGCGTCGCCAACGGCGTGCTCAAGGGCAAGGTCGTCGCCCCCGGCAGCGCCGGGGAGAACAGCGCTCCCTGATCCGCGCCCCCTGACGCGACGGTCATGATCCGCTGTGGGGCCTGATAGCAGCTATGACGGATGGTCCATAGCACGGCCCCTGCGGCGCGGATAGCCTCCCCCCATCATCACAAAATCC is drawn from Azospirillum brasilense and contains these coding sequences:
- a CDS encoding LysR substrate-binding domain-containing protein encodes the protein MELLELRYFVQVADLGSFSKASVKLGITQPALSRQVQKLEHELRTSLFYRHGRGVSLTQQGRKLYDVVRHLLGALSEIKEEIQDQSERLTGSVTLGLPPSICATLGAPLARRFHENYPDATLRIHEVFSGTLLEWVEGGRLDLAVLYDARRGRSMLSSPLLVENLLLVQPAKDAVAGDDGPVEVETLGGLRFVLPGLENGLRRVVDAAVRRADIDLQVDMEIDSVTAIKQLVEEGMGSTILPFGAVHREVRQGRLIAREISSKDMHAMLVTATPLHQPVSKATRALLRLIHAEVAKCVANGVLKGKVVAPGSAGENSAP
- a CDS encoding acyl-CoA dehydrogenase family protein; translation: MSSTPTSNGPLPLPDLLSTTAAALDAVARLAEAAERGVAALVAPDGRVDAAALDRHQVAAHGFAWVATYAEALRQMQGWAERLDRAGRLGELEACMLQAAFGEYLAQLDGGLAMSQGEIVRPADFGLDEAERAAFRTEAVRRLIAAGNASALRLRIAELLADALHGGGFGEAALEDEALDMVREQFRRFVADVVEPHAHEWHLKDELIPMPVVEQMAEMGVFGLTVPEEDGGLGMGKLAMCVVTEELSRGYIGVGSLGTRAEIAAELIRLGGTAEQRARWLPRLASGEILPTAVFTEPNTGSDLGSLRTRAVLEGDTYRVTGAKTWITHGSRSDLMTLLVRTDPDAPGYRGLSMLLAEKPRGTEADPFPAEGMSGGEIPVLGYRGMKEYEIGFDGFAVPRENLLGGVEGQGFKQLMATFESARVQTAARAVGVAQNAMELGLRYAQERVQFGRPLAAFPRVAGKIAWMAVETMIARQLTYFAAREKDSDRRCDIEAGMAKLLAARVAWSNADNAVQIHGGNGYAVEYPISRVLCDARILNIFEGAAEIQAQVVARGLLTRRN